Proteins from a genomic interval of Acomys russatus chromosome 19, mAcoRus1.1, whole genome shotgun sequence:
- the LOC127203056 gene encoding vomeronasal type-1 receptor 4-like, whose protein sequence is MASRDLAVGIFFLLQTALGMLGNSALLCCFVIADFAGIRAKPTDLIVKHLTWANFLVLLCKGMPHTMEAFRQTYYLGYISCKLALYFHRVARGVSLSSTSLLSVIQAITISPNNSKWKQLKIRAPRIIGPSLGLCWSLQLLIYVFILVYTTDIQSGVNITGRKDFGYCAVVNPGRLIDTFNAVLLTSSDAMFLGLMVFASGSMVFRLLKHKQRVQHTHRSQSPRSSAETSATHIILTIVSSFVLFYVASIVFTSYVSVLDVTIRWLVDASAAMSACFPAFCPFVLLRQHTSVFKLAVPVLIRPHCVCVVRDL, encoded by the coding sequence ATGGCCTCGAGAGACCTGGCTGTGGGGATCTTCTTCCTGTTGCAGACAGCACTGGGAATGCTGGGGAACTCAgccttgctttgttgttttgtcatCGCTGACTTTGCTGGGATCAGGGCAAAGCCCACAGACCTGATTGTAAAACACCTGACTTGGGCTAACTTCCTTGTTCTTCTGTGCAAAGGGATGCCTCACACAATGGAAGCTTTTCGTCAGACATACTATCTAGGTTATATTTCGTGTAAACTTGCCTTATATTTTCACAGAGTTGCCAGAGGAGTATCCCTTAGCTCCACATCACTGCTTAGTGTCATCCAGGCCATCACCATCAGCCCCAATAATTCCAAGTGGAAACAACTCAAGATCAGAGCCCCCAGGATCATTGGTCCTTCCCTGGGCCTCTGCTGGTCCCTACAGCTTTTGATATATGTCTTCATTCTTGTGTATACAACTGACATACAGAGTGGAGTGAATATTACTGGAAGAAAAGATTTTGGATACTGTGCTGTTGTGAATCCTGGGAGACTCATCGACACTTTCAATGCAGTTCTATTGACATCCAGCGATGCCATGTTTTTGGGGCTGATGGTGTTTGCCAGTGGCTCCATGGTGTTTAGGCTGCTCAAACACAAGCAGAGGGTACAACACACCCACAGATCCCAGTCTCCTAGGTCATCCGCTGAGACCAGTGCCACCCATATCATCCTCACCATAGTGAGCAGCTTTGTGCTGTTCTATGTAGCATCTATTGTCTTTACATCATACGTGTCTGTCCTAGACGTAACAATTAGGTGGCTGGTGGATGCCAGTGCTGCCATGTCTGCATGTTTCCCAGCCTTCTGCCCCTTTGTGCTTCTCAGACAACATACCTCTGTTTTCAAACTTGCTGTACCTGTTCTCATCAGACCACACTGTGTTTGTGTAGTCAGAGATCTCTAA